A stretch of Anas platyrhynchos isolate ZD024472 breed Pekin duck chromosome 29, IASCAAS_PekinDuck_T2T, whole genome shotgun sequence DNA encodes these proteins:
- the REEP6 gene encoding receptor expression-enhancing protein 6 isoform X2 codes for MGTVLQRLQRLLDRPGPLADLLGRLEARTGVRRLYLASGSVAFLGLYLVFGYGASLLCNLIGFVYPAYVSIKAIESSSKEDDTTWLTYWVVYGVFSVAEFFSDTFLYWFPFYYVGKCLFLVWCMAPVSWNGSQVLYHSVIRPCFLKHHQAVDSVLGDLSTKALDAASTVTREASRAAVKLARDAKSD; via the exons ATGGGCACGGTGCTGCAGCGCCTCCAGCGCCTCCTCGACCGCCCCGGGCCCCTCGCAGACCTCCTGGGCCGCCTGGAGGCCCGCACCGGAGTCCGGCGGCTTTACCTGGCCTCAG GCTCCGTGGCGTTCCTGGGGCTGTACCTGGTGTTTGGCTACGGCGCCTCGCTGCTCTGCAACCTCATCGGCTTCGTCTACCCCGCCTACGTCTC CATCAAAGCCATCGAGAGCTCCAGCAAGGAGGACGACACCACGTGGCTGACCTACTGGGTGGTTTACGGCGTCTTCAGCGTAGCCGAGTTCTTCTCCGACACCTTCCTCTACTGGTTCCCCTTCTACTACGTCGGGAAG TGCCTGTTCCTGGTGTGGTGCATGGCCCCCGTGTCCTGGAACGGCTCGCAGGTGCTGTACCACAGCGTCATCCGGCCCTGCTTCCTCAAGCACCACCAGGCCGTGGACTCCGTGCTCGGCGACCTCAGCACCAAGGCGCTGGACGCGGCCTCCACCGTCACCCGAGAAg CCTCCAGGGCAGCCGTGAAGCTGGCGCGGGATGCGAAGAGCGACTGA
- the REEP6 gene encoding receptor expression-enhancing protein 6 isoform X1, with amino-acid sequence MGTVLQRLQRLLDRPGPLADLLGRLEARTGVRRLYLASGSVAFLGLYLVFGYGASLLCNLIGFVYPAYVSIKAIESSSKEDDTTWLTYWVVYGVFSVAEFFSDTFLYWFPFYYVGKCLFLVWCMAPVSWNGSQVLYHSVIRPCFLKHHQAVDSVLGDLSTKALDAASTVTREVLQTLLSSRARLAAEVAPQLSLSVRNAVCPPPR; translated from the exons ATGGGCACGGTGCTGCAGCGCCTCCAGCGCCTCCTCGACCGCCCCGGGCCCCTCGCAGACCTCCTGGGCCGCCTGGAGGCCCGCACCGGAGTCCGGCGGCTTTACCTGGCCTCAG GCTCCGTGGCGTTCCTGGGGCTGTACCTGGTGTTTGGCTACGGCGCCTCGCTGCTCTGCAACCTCATCGGCTTCGTCTACCCCGCCTACGTCTC CATCAAAGCCATCGAGAGCTCCAGCAAGGAGGACGACACCACGTGGCTGACCTACTGGGTGGTTTACGGCGTCTTCAGCGTAGCCGAGTTCTTCTCCGACACCTTCCTCTACTGGTTCCCCTTCTACTACGTCGGGAAG TGCCTGTTCCTGGTGTGGTGCATGGCCCCCGTGTCCTGGAACGGCTCGCAGGTGCTGTACCACAGCGTCATCCGGCCCTGCTTCCTCAAGCACCACCAGGCCGTGGACTCCGTGCTCGGCGACCTCAGCACCAAGGCGCTGGACGCGGCCTCCACCGTCACCCGAGAAg TCCTGCAGacgctgctcagcagcagagcccgGCTGGCGGCCGAGGTGGCCCCGCAGCTCAGCCTGTCCGTACGTAACgctgtgtgcccccccccccgctga